Proteins from one Podospora pseudoanserina strain CBS 124.78 chromosome 1, whole genome shotgun sequence genomic window:
- a CDS encoding hypothetical protein (CAZy:AA9; COG:G; EggNog:ENOG503NTVG): MKFKSQAVLAAAVAVSNVGVAQAHVFIWGVFVNGVDQGTFNGIRTPAYNGPPPRGYSNSPVKDLNSIDMRCNVLGDNQVPHTIKVAPGDNITLDWHHNNRTIADDVIDFSHHGPALVYLTPDPPTENSFVKIWEKGLYELGPTPFSPGKWATTWDIKANNGLMNFRIPANLKAGFYLIRAEMVGLHEADARFDQNSRRGAQFYPNCVQIEVVGDGTVELPEGVSFPGAYKYDDPGVHYNIYCSTERAPLAPCTDASTYKIPGPTVWSGAWPETTQVALGPVTGPTTATRWSSWIQQSVVTTATYDQAGSPVPVATSRYTASWSLAYAAPTASPAL; encoded by the exons ATGAAGTTCAAGTCTCAGGCCGTTCTCGCGGCTGCGGTGGCAGTGAGCAATGTGGGCGTGGCTCAGGCTCATGTGTTCATCTGG GGTGTGTTCGTCAATGGTGTGGACCAGGGGACCTTCAACGGCATTCGCACACCAGCATATAACGGTCCTCCTCCGAGGGGGTACTCCAATTCCCCAGTCAAGGACCTGAACTCCATCGACATGCGCTGCAATGTTTTGGGAGACAACCAAGTCCCTCACACTATCAAGGTGGCCCCCGGAGACAACATCACCCTCGATTGGCATCACAACAATCGCACGATTGCAGACGACGTGATTGACTTCAGTCACCATGGCCCTGCGCTTGTCTATCTCACACCTGATCCGCCAACCGAGAACTCTTTTGTCAAGATTTGGGAGAAGGGATTGTATGAGCTTGGGCCCACACCTTTCTCCCCAGGAAAGTGGGCAACAACATGGGACATCAAGGCCAACAATGGACTCATGAACTTCCGTATTCCGGCAAACTTGAAGGCTGGTTT CTATCTGATTCGTGCTGAGATGGTTGGTCTCCATGAGGCGGACGCTCGGTTTGACCAGAACTCGCGGCGTGGTGCTCAGTTCTATCCAAACTGCGTCCAAATCGaagtggttggtgatggcaccGTGGAGCTCCCGGAAGGTGTCTCCTTCCCAGGAGCCTACAAATACGATGATCCAGGAGTTCATTACAAC ATTTATTGCTCGACTGAACGCGCCCCCCTCGCCCCGTGCACCGATGCTAGCACCTATAAAATCCCAG GGCCTACCGTCTGGTCGGGTGCGTGGCCTGAGACTACTCAAGTTGCACTGGGTCCAGTCACCGGACCAACAACTGCAACACGTTGGAGCAGTTG GATCCAACAATCCGTAGTTACGACGGCGACTTATGATCAAGCCGGCTCGCCGGTTCCCGTCGCCACATCGCGATACACGGCTTCTTGGTCACTGGCGTATGCTGCACCAACAGCGTCACCAGCTCTTTAG
- a CDS encoding hypothetical protein (EggNog:ENOG503P2DJ; COG:O), translated as MGSTDAKLILYTNHRCPWAHRAHIILEELKVPFEEVIIDLDTPRTPEYLKINPRGLVPALSYNGEIIIESAIVANFLADAYPSHLLPPSNTPEGALRRARVALFVDAFISKFNSQLFALYTVEGEAARAEIADKAVAALVKEVEPLLADASPYFGGSDKLTQAEVLTGSFVIRHKSLSKTDLYPSNLWPSIVEKAPNFAKWAEVVAVHPSVTSIFKEQEIIDGTRARIAKLKAQKQQ; from the exons ATGGGTTCTACCGACGCCAAGCTCATCCTGTACACCAACCACAGATGCCCATGGGCACACCGGGCTCACATCATcttggaggagctcaaggttCCCTTTGAAGAAGTCATCATCGACCTTGACACCCCTCGCACACCAGAGTACTTGAAGATCAACCCGAGAGGCCTGGTCCCTGCACTCTCTTACAACGGCGAGATCATCATCGAGTCTGCCATTGTCGCGAACTTCCTGGCGGACGCCTACCCATCTCATCTCCTGCCGCCCTCCAACACACCCGAGGGTGCGCTGCGCCGTGCACGTGTTGCATTATTTGTAGACGCCTTCATCTCTAAGTTCAACAGCCAACTGTTTGCCCTCTACACggtggagggcgaggctGCGAGAGCCGAGATCGCAGACAAGGCCGTCGCCGCCCTTGTGAAGGAAGTTGAGCCGTTGCTTGCAGACGCCAGCCCTTATTTCGGTGGCAGTGACAAGCTCACACAGGCTGAG GTTTTGACTGGGTCATTCGTCATCCGTCACAAGAGCTTGTCCAAGACGGATCTCTACCCCTCCAACCTGTGGCCATCGATTGTCGAGAAGGCTCCCAACTTTGCCAAATGGGCCGAAGTTGTCGCTGTACACCCGAGCGTAACTTCCATCTTTAAGGAGCAAGAGATCATTGACGGGACCCGGGCCAGGATTGCGAAGCTCAAGGCTCAGAAGCAACAGTAA
- a CDS encoding hypothetical protein (EggNog:ENOG503NXIQ; COG:U), whose translation MSKPSDKQDLAAAPGSSGVKRAFSLPPQWLHMYDDFITKNSHQVSQIESTLRSLTYIIPGRFRDAEIASESIHSGVQLLSLYHDTLLSRAATLSKLPLSSLPRAPSPQSRYTKFWTLKSAFYRRVAYVLQIVNYVQLLCEMSAKRRGERVRWNVVVLLEAIKAFCKLLLLRITKSRPLLTPVLPEREPIPDEAPEDPEEAELRALGEDDEDRKPFGKGSVGVPQRKGVGPNGEWTMPRTGMSLPTLPAPGDTSGYLLSRVLTADDIKPASNLLNRLQGSAQLAEVLHILAPLVFAIALARSKDKRKSWTPWLLGVGTELAARQLRDRGLQTTPLEREEWNRRGWAMGWWAMRGAFYENVTKGVVGGVRSRMPGLLAGIIEDYEYLWENYYFSTSA comes from the exons ATGTCCAAGCCATCCGACAAACAGGACCTGGCCGCTGCGCCAGGGAGCTCCGGCGTGAAGCGCGCCTTTTCGCTCCCACCCCAATGGCTCCATATGTATGATGACTTTATCACCAAGAACTCCCACCAGGTGTCACAGATAGAGTCGACGCTGCGATCACTGACGTACATCATACCTG GTCGTTTTCGCGATGCCGAGATAGCCTCCGAGTCCATTCACAGCGGTGTTCAGTTGCTTTCCTTGTATCATGATACCCTTCTCTCCCGAGCGGCCACCCTCTCGAAgctccccctttcttccctcccccgcgcCCCTTCGCCGCAAAGCCGTTACACAAAGTTCTGGACCCTCAAGAGCGCCTTCTACCGGCGTGTCGCCTATGTCCTGCAGATTGTCAACTACGTCCAGCTTCTTTGCGAAATGTCCGCCAAGCGCCGCGGCGAGCGCGTGCGCTGGAATGTTGTGGTTCTCCTTGAGGCCATCAAAGCATTCTGCAAACTTTTACTACTTCGGATAACCAAGTCGCGGCCGCTTTTGACGCCGGTCTTGCCCGAACGAGAACCGATACCTGACGAGGCACCCGAAGACccggaggaggccgagctccGCGCGCTCGgggaagacgatgaggataGGAAACCATTCGGCAAGGGGTCTGTTGGTGTGCCCCAGAGGAAGGGCGTTGGCCCCAACGGGGAGTGGACCATGCCCCGCACCGGCATGTCTCTTCCTACGCTTCCCGCGCCTGGGGATACGAGTGGGTATCTTCTTTCAAGGGTGCTCACGGCGGATGACATCAAGCCGGCGTCAAACCTGCTCAACAGACTCCAGGGTAGCGCGCAGTTGGCTGAGGTGCTACACATCCTGGCACCTCTTGTCTTTGCCATCGCGCTGGCGCGCAGCAAGGACAAGCGGAAGTCCTGGACACCTTGGCTGTTGGGTGTGGGAACTGAGCTCGCGGCCAGGCAACTGCGGGACAGGGGCTTGCAGACGACGCCGCTGGAGCGCGAGGAATGGAACCGTCGCGGTTGGGCGATGGGCTGGTGGGCTATGCGGGGAGCCTTTTACGAGAACGTCAcaaagggggttgtgggtggcGTACGAAGCCGCATGCCAGGGCTGCTGGCTGGTATCATTGAAGACTACGAATACCTGTGGGAGAACTACTACTTTAGCACCAGCGCGTAA
- a CDS encoding hypothetical protein (EggNog:ENOG503PCXG; COG:B) gives MPALPKCSTLGNGKDMIKTRHGSSSYLEVTYHVSSDFHVIKKAPLALSQSPATSYNMFPLISALAVLLGSQRALAASDPIPPTANSCPNNSHLSPLTHKRSCPPLVDDETAILTNNWYPWSIPPTCFDPTKQKGKRPRVKLSKLCTFTTLNTWAGTPLSIITTPETAADVASFIHSPYVSWLENDRGGVPFRPTHYSKNPFKVEKLPNKGYGVLATEPIKKGTVLMAQLPVMLQLLESAEQNDKWETRDVLRLLQRAGNQLPKEQQREVMGLAAQGKGYIVDDIMKTNTFDVTVGVLEGSTGQMGWGSHSGLYPEIAVGFLFSGLSKRRMTDLTSCFTRFSPSTLIMEIVAYKDISPGEELSISYAPLNILSADRSELLKWWGFTCTCALCQNPTAIKKSDKQRNRIQALLEEFDTPSRLTEEKIAEIEQLVREEGMEGQMGDLYNIIGNVYAQRGEIERAKEYGKKGVVWLKQYAGADSERTEMAKGFVKRLEDFERGRRDWRP, from the exons ATGCCGGCACTGCCAAAATGCAGTACCCTTGGCAACGGCAAGGACATGATCAAGACACGACACGGTAGTTCTTCATACTTGGAGGTTACTTATCATGTCTCTTCAGACTTTCacgtcatcaagaaggcgccGCTGGCGTTATCTCAGTCGCCGGCCACATCTTACAACATGTTCCCACTCATATCTGCCCTTgccgtcctcctcggcagtCAAAGAGCCCTGGCAGCCTCAGATCCCAttccaccaacagccaactCATGCCCAAACAACAGCCACCTCAGCCCTCTCACCCACAAACGGTCTTGCCCACCGCTCGTTGATGACGAGACGGCCATCCTGACCAACAACTGGTACCCCTGGTCCATTCCCCCAACCTGTTTCGACCccacaaaacaaaagggcAAACGCCCTAGAGTCAAGCTATCGAAACTAtgcaccttcaccaccctcaacacaTGGGCCGGCACCCCCCTGAgtatcatcaccaccccagaAACGGCCGCTGATGTCGCCTCGTTCATCCATTCGCCATATGTCTCCTGGCTGGAGAACGACCGGGGTGGTGTCCCCTTCAGGCCTACCCACTACTCCAAGAACCCTTTCAAAGTGGAGAAGCTACCCAACAAAGGCTATGGTGTTCTTGCCACGGAGCCCATCAAAAAAGGGACAGTCTTGATGGCGCAGCTGCCGGTTATGCTGCAGTTGTTGGAGAGCGCTGAGCAAAATGACAAGTGGGAGACGAGGGACGTGTTAAGACTTTTGCAGAGGGCGGGGAATCAACTTCCCAAGGAGCAGCaaagggaggtgatggggctgGCGGCGCAGGGAAAGGGATATATCGTTGATGACATCATGAAGACGAACACGTTCGATGTGACcgtgggggtgttggagggttCGACGGGGCagatggggtgggggagtCATTCCGGGTTGTATCCTGAGATTGCGGTCGGTTTCCTCTTTTC TGGGCTCTCGAAAAGAAGGATGACTGACCTGACCAGCTGCTTCACACGtttctctccttccaccctGATCATGGAGATCGTAGCCTACAAGGACATTTCCCCTGGCGAGGAGCTTTCCATCTCTT ACGCCCCCCTAAACATCCTCTCAGCCGACCGCTCCGAACTTCTCAAATGGTGGGGCTTCACATGCACCTGTGCCCTCTGCCAGaaccccaccgccatcaaaaAGTCGGACAAGCAACGTAACCGGATCCAGGCGCTACTGGAAGAGTTCGACACCCCGTCCAGACTGACAGAGGAAAAGATCGCCGAGATCGAACAACTGGTaagagaggaagggatgGAAGGGCAAATGGGCGACTTGTACAATATCATCGGGAATGTCTATGCTCAAAGGGGGGAAATTGAGAGGGCAAAGGAGTACGGGAAGAAGGGTGTTGTATGGCTGAAGCAGTATGCCGGGGCGGATAGTGAGAGGACCGAGATGGCGAAGGGGTTtgtgaagaggttggaggactttgagagggggaggagggattggaggCCTTAA
- a CDS encoding hypothetical protein (EggNog:ENOG503NYQ3; COG:Z) → MLSERPETPPKPFTTIPFSRDRDFVNRGDILEQIDRRCSEPAARVALVGLGGVGKSQLAIEYAHRLATRQPDAWVFWVHAGTYARVEEGFRTIADAVKLTGRNLPKADILQLVYSWLSNERNGRWIMILDSADDRDVFYNATSGDERDRRPFVTYLPQSQNGSIIVTTRNKDLAFRLSGRRQNIIEVGPMAQTDALTLLEKKLGSPADLDVAADLVRALDLVPLAISQAAAYIQARAPRTSPEKYLTEFRKSEDRKSSLLQYDAGDLRRDGGASNAVLTTWQISFDYIRSKRRSAADLLSLMSFFDRQGIPGWVLKPPRVTKQEVPGRCLDEAGDTDLKNGSSASDGGLTDGSADTIDDEFEDDVAMLRDYCLIATNEMDEFEMHGLVQFSTRKWLEQSGQQETLKQKFIERMAALFPTGEYKNWATCRNLFAHVQVVLGYRPSENREEIWATLLYNGGWFAWSQGKYEVAQQMVGKARRAREKRLGKEDAATQASISLFALVLLDRGQWEEAEKLFMQVIETGKTKLGADHPSTLTSIANLASTYMNQGRWEEAEKLFMQVMETSKTKLGADHPSTLTSMAYLASTYMNQARWEEAEKLFVQVMETSKTKLGADHPDTLTSMANLAFTWKSQGRHSGALALMKDCAQARQRRLGAEHPDTLSSLATVTKWGS, encoded by the exons ATGTTATCAGAACGACCTGAAACCCCGCCGAAGCCGTTTACGACCATCCCCTTCTCGCGCGACCGCGATTTTGTCAACCGCGGAGACATTCTCGAGCAAATCGACCGGCGGTGTTCCGAGCCCGCCGCTCGCGTGGCTCTCGTCGGCTTGGGTGGTGTCGGCAAGTCACAACTGGCCATCGAATATGCTCACCGACTCGCCACTCGCCAGCCTGACGCATGGGTGTTCTGGGTCCACGCTGGAACTTACGCGCGCGTCGAAGAGGGGTTCAGGACGATTGCCGACGCTGTAAAGCTGACCGGCCGGAACCTACCGAAAGCCGACATCCTACAGCTTGTGTACAGCTGGCTGTCCAACGAACGGAACGGCAGATGGATCATGATCCTTGACAGCGCTGACGACCGCGATGTGTTCTACAACGC GACCAGCGGCGATGAGCGCGATAGGCGGCCGTTTGTGACATACTTACCACAGAGCCAAAACGGATCGATTATTGTCACAACACGTAACAAGGATTTAGCATTCAGACTGAGCGGGCGCCGTCAAAACATAATCGAAGTCGGACCTATGGCACAGACTGATGCCCTCACACTCCTGGAGAAGAAGTTAGGATCACCCGCGGATCTAGATGTGGCGGCCGATCTCGTACGGGCGCTCGACCTCGTTCCGTTGGCCATTAGCCAGGCTGCCGCCTACATACAGGCACGGGCGCCGCGGACCTCACCCGAGAAGTATCTAACTGAGTTCCGGAAGAGTGAGGACAGAAAGAGCAGTCTTTTACAGTACGATGCTGGGGACCTACGGCGGGATGGAGGCGCGTCGAACGCGGTTCTCACGACATGGCAGATATCCTTTGACTATATCCGGTCCAAGAGGCGCTCTGCGGCGGACCTCCTGTCGCTTATGAGCTTTTTCGACCGGCAAGGCATTCCTGGGTGGGTTCTTAAACCACCTAGAGTTACTAAGCAGGAGGTTCCAGGAAGGTGTCTAGACGAGGCCGGAGATACAGACCTTAAAAACGGCAGCAGTGCTTCAGATGGTGGTCTCACAGATGGTAGTGCAGATACTATTGATGATGAATTCGAAGATGATGTGGCGATGCTAAGAGACTACTGCCTTATAGCAACGAATGAGATGGACGAGTTTGAGATGCACGGGCTTGTGCAGTTCTCGACGAGGAAGTGGCTAGAACAATCGGGGCAGCAGGAGACGTTAAAACAAAAGTTTATCGAGCGAATGGCAGCCTTATTCCCAACTGGAGAATACAAGAACTGGGCGACTTGTCGAAATCTCTTCGCACACGTTCAAGTAGTCCTCGGTTACCGACCTAGCGAGAATAGGGAGGAAATATGGGCGACGCTGTTGTATaatgggggttggtttgcaTGGTCGCAAGGGAAATACGAGGTGGCACAGCAGATGGTAGGCAAGGCGAGAAGAGCCCGCGAGAAGAGGTTAGGAAAAGAGGATGCGGCGACTCAAGCTAGCATATCACTATTTGCTCTGGTCCTTTTAGACCGAggccagtgggaggaggccgagaagctatTTATGCAG GTGATAGAGACGGGGAAGACCAAGCTTGGGGCCGATCACCCTTCTACGCTAACGAGCATAGCCAACTTAGCCTCGACATATATGAACCAGggccggtgggaggaggccgagaagctgtttATGCAGGTGATGGAGACGAGCAAAACCAAGCTTGGGGCTGATCACCCTTCTACGCTG ACGAGCATGGCCTACTTAGCCTCGACATATATGAACCAGGcccggtgggaggaggccgagaagctatTTGTGCAGGTAATGGAGACGAGcaagaccaagcttgggGCCGATCACCCAGATACGCTGACGAGCATGGCTAACCTTGCTTTTACTTGGAAAAGTCAAGGTCGACATTCAGGCGCTTTAGCCTTAATGAAGGACTGTGCCCAGGCTCGGCAGCGACGACTTGGTGCAGAGCATCCAGACACCCTGTCGTCTTTGGCCACCGTAACCAAGTGGGGTAGCTAG
- the RCO1_1 gene encoding transcriptional regulatory protein rco1 (EggNog:ENOG503NYJ4; COG:Q) gives MAAQAPTHFPDRPQFSGVMKPCRLEGEVSHLEAHGAIPNDIDGTFYRVMPDPQLPPFIQDDPWFNGDGSISAFRIKDGKVSFKHKYVQTEKLKREREAKRALLGKYRNKYTDAVESKVRTTANTNIIHFNGKLIALKEDAPPYALDPETLETLGLHTFDGQLPSLTFTAHPKFDPKTGEMICFGYEAKGNGPPDVCYYRVAPDGKFLEVVWLVAPVVGMIHDFAVTENFVLFPIMPQVCDLERLKQGGEHWQWSPETPFYVGVLPRTGAKPEDVKWFQYRNSFPGHVSNTFKDSSGNLVMDIALSDKNVFLWWPDAQWNAPEPSSIVSQLKRFVIDPKSSNLHLADPEVLQEDNSEFYRIDDRFATQLYRHCFYDMLNPAWGTDFPGITHQPGGGYPLYNSVRHLDLQTRKVEVYFPGRTHMVQEPVFIPRRGSCEEGDGYLLALVNNYATMSSELHLLDTKNFTKVQAVILLPVRLRQGLHGNWVDDDKP, from the exons ATGGCAGCACAAGCACCAACTCACTTTCCCGATCGCCCTCAGTTCTCTGGGGTTATGAAGCCATGCCGCCTTGAAGGCGAGGTTTCACACCTGGAGGCCCATGGGGCAATTCCAAATGACATTGACGGTACGTTTTACCGTGTCATGCCAGATCCCCAGCTGCCTCCTTTCATCCAAGATGACCCA TGGTTCAACGGAGATGGCTCCATCAGCGCTTTCCGGATCAAAGACGGCAAAGTCTCTTTCAAGCACAAATATGTCCAGACTGAGAAGCTGAAACGAGAACGCGAGGCCAAGCGGGCCCTGTTGGGAAAGTACCGCAACAAGTACACCGATGCGGTCGAGTCCAAAGTCCGCACCacagccaacaccaacatcatccactTCAACGGCAAGCTGATCGCCCTCAAGGAAGACGCCCCGCCGTACGCATTGGACCCGGAAACCCTCGAGACCTTGGGCCTGCACACTTTTGATGGGCAGCTTCCCAGTTTGACGTTCACAGCCCATCCCAAGTTCGACCCCAAGACGGGCGAGATGATTTGCTTTGGGTATGAGGCCAAAGGAAATGGGCCGCCTGATGTGTGCTATTACCGAGTAGCTCCTGATGGCAAGTTCCTCGAGGTGGTGTGGCTCGTTGCGCCAGTTGTGGGAATGATTCACGACTTTGCTGTGACTGAAAACTTTGTgctcttccccatcatgcCGCAGGTTTGTGATCTCGAGAGGCTGAAGCAGGGTGGCGAGCACTGGCAGTGGAGCCCCGAGACACCGTTTTATGTCGGCGTTTTGCCTCGAACAGGCGCGAAGCCGGAAGATGTTAAG TGGTTTCAATACCGCAACTCATTCCCCGGCCATGTTAGCAACACCTTCAAGGACTCATCGGGCAATCTCGTCATGGACATTGCGCTCAGTGACAAGAACGTCTTCTTATGGTGGCCGGATGCCCAGTGGAATGCCCCGGAGCCAAGTTCAATTGTCTCCCAGTTGAAGCGTTTTGTGATTGATCCAAAGTCTTCAAACCTCCATCTTGCCGACCCAGAGGTGCTTCAAGAGGACAACTCGGAGTTTTACCGAATCGACGACCGATTTGCCACTCAACTATACAGGCACTGCTTCTACGACATGTTGAATCCGGCGTGGGGGACCGACTTCCCAGGGATTACCCACCAGCCCGGCGGGGGATACCCTCTGTATAACTCGGTGAGACATCTTGACCTCCAAACTCGTAAGGTGGAAGTGTATTTCCCTGGACGAACACACATGGTTCAGGAGCCAGTATTCATTCCCCGTCGGGGGTCttgtgaggaaggagatgggtATTTGCTTGCGCTTGTAAACAACTACGCCACGATGTCGAGTGAGCTACACTTGCTTGACACGAAAAACTTTACCAAAGTGCAAGCTGTCATCTTGTTGCCCGTGCGGTTGAGGCAAGGGTTGCATGGGAACTGGGTAGACGATGATAAACCATGA